The Stieleria sp. JC731 genome contains the following window.
CGAAAGATGAGCGTGCCGCGATTGACCATACCGGTTCTTTTCCTGCTCGCTTCAACGATCGGTTGTGAGCGACGTCCTCGGATTCCGACGTACCAATTTGTCGATAATGTGCCGATCTTGACGTCACGAAGTGCAGACGATGTGATACTGCTCGCAAGCGACTACTGTAAAGAGAACGGCATCGACCTCCGCCAGCGTGAAATGCCTGTGATGTCTTACGACACTTTGGACGGAGTCGGCTATTGGTGCGTACTGTATCATGGCCTCACGCGGAAGCCCGGCGATCACTTTATGCTTCTGATCCAGGATGCGACCGGGGAGATCGAATATGTTCCTGGCGCATGATTGCAGTTCAGTCAACCTGCCAGTCTCTCTGCCATTGCCCCACTATGAATCGGGTAACAATGACATGCACGCGAGGACGGGAGTCACGGTTTTTCGTCTGCTTGCAAGTCGTTCGCCCGTCCCGCGTGATGTCTAACGTTCGCGCGGATGTTTGTGCCTGCGATAACCAACGCCTGTTTTCGATGCTGATGGATCTGGCCCAGCGGATCTCACCTGACAACCATTAGCCGATCGCCGCAACTGAGTTTGTGGTTTGATAGTTGCTCGTGAATTCGGCCCTTTTGATTTCGCGAGACGTCAGTTTCCTATTGATCGCAATTGAATTCACGGTTTGATCGTGTCGCTCGAATAACGCTCATCGGAATTCACGGGACAGCAGTTGCCCGTCTATCGCATTTGATGTCAACGTTTGATTTCTGCTCCGAGATGGCAGGTCAGACGCCCTACCCGCCGGCTGAAATATCAATGCTCGTTTCCCTTGGCCATTCCGATTGGGTAGACTTGTCATCAGCGATGTGGTGCAGACTGTGGTCGTGTGTACCACGCGAACCATGACATGAACCGAAGTGACGGAGTCGGGGTTTTTGAAGTGGTTAGTCGTCCGCCGTCACTCGGTTATGTCCGCCGTTCGCGCGGGTAGATGAACTACTTGATGACACAACTCCATCTCAGTTGATCATCGCCCTTTGCAGTACTAAGCGTTTGGATTCGGCCCATCTGAATTCAGTTGTCAACTGTTAGCTGATCGCCGCAAATGATGCTGCGGTTTGATAGTCGCTGCTGAATTCGGCCCATCTGATCTCACCTGGCAACTGATAGCTGATCGTTGCAACTGAGTCTGCGGTTTGATAGTTGCTCGTGAACTNNNNNNNNNNNNNNNNNNNNNNNNNNNNNNNNNNNNNNNNNNNNNNNNNNNNNNNNNNNNNNNNNNNNNNNNNNNNNNNNNNNNNNNNNNNNNNNNNNNNNNNNNNNNNNNNNNNNNNCTATCGCATTTGATGCCACGGTTTTATTTCTGCTCCGATATAGCTGGTCAGACGCCCTATGCGCCAGCCGAAAAATCTATGCTCGTTCCCCTTGGCGATTTGAATCGGGTAGACTGGTCAGCAGCGATGTGGTGCAGACCGTGGTCGTGTGTACCACGCGAACCATGACATGAACCGAAGTGACGGAGTCGGGGTTTTTGAAGTGGTTAGTCATCTGCCGTCACTCGGTTATGTCTACCGTTCGCGCGGATGGTTGTGCCTGCGATAACCACCGCCTGTCTTCGATGCTGACGGATCTGGCCCATCTGATCTCACCTGACAACCATTAACCGATCGCCGCAACTGAGTTTGTGGTTTGATAGTTGCTCTTGATCGCGGCCCAATGGATTTTGCGAGACCTCAGTTTCCTTTGGATCGCAAGTGAATTCACGGTTGCATTGTCTCGCTTAGATACGGCCCAGTCGAATTTAAGAGACAATAGGTTCCAATCAATCGCAACTGATTTCGTGGCGTCAAACAACGCCCGCCGGATTTCAGCAGACAGCAGTTTCCTGTCTATCGCATTCGATGTCATAGTCTGATTTCTGCTCCGCGATAGCTGATCAAACGCCCATACCGGCGGCCGCAATATTAATACTCGTTCCCCTTGGCCATTCCGATCGGGTAGACTTGTCAGCAGCGATGTGATGCAGACTGTGGTCGTGTGTACCACGCGAACCATGACATGAACCGAAGTGACGGAGTCGCGGTATTTGAAGTGGTGAGTCGTCCGCCGTCACTCGGTTATGTCCGCCGTTCGCCGACTGATGTTGCATGCCCGACACCTCGACATACGCAACCAAGAATCTTCATCGTTCGCTCGAGCGTGTTCGTAGCTGCTCTCGGTTGCCGTTTCATATCCCCGAATCGACTTACGTTTACGTTGATGGCCTTTTGCCGTGTTGCTCGGATCTGAAAACCGGATTGTTTGATGTCCTTTTCAGTTCAAATGATCAATCGCTTGACGAGGCCATTATTTCCGCCGCTGTTCCAACTGAACTGATGGGTCCGCTCCAACGCCTACGAAACAGGCACATTGATTTGCAGCTAGAAAAAGAATCCGCAATTCGGGCACAGCGTTTCTGTGATGCAAAGGCAATCCTCAAATGGCAGCGTGACGTTGACTCGCTTATCGCAAAACTAGTTCCTAAGCACATGCGAGTTTCACCCGATACCGTTGTGTCGGCGATTCGCTCGCTCGGATACAATGGACCATTGCCTGATGTTGACCAAGGTAGCGGCGAACCAGGCGATGCACGTGAGTCGCCGAGATGAGGTTTTTGAAGTGGTGAGTCGTTCCCGGCGACCACGTGATCGTTATCGTTCGTCCAACGCGGAGCGTCTTTTCTGAAATCCAAGCTCAAACATATTGCAATCGTGTTCGGCATCACGGCTTGTGCAGTTCTGTTGTTGTCGCTTTTCAACCACGCGTCAACACGCAGAGCGGAAATGAATTGCACCAACAACATGCGTTCTGTTGGTCTTGCGATCAAGAACTACCACGCTGCATTCAAGCGTTACCCGTCACCAGATTTCGGCGGGCACAGTTGGCGTATTCGATGCCTTCCGTTCGTGATGGCATCCCCGATGTACTCAGAGTATCGATTCGACGAGCGATGGAATTCACCCAACAACATCACAATTGACACGCGCCCGTTTCAGAGCAAGAAGATCGTTGACGAGAATGCCGACGTGCCAATGGAGGTTCTGGGAATTCCCTACCCGTATCCTTGCCCGTATTCCGATAATGCACATTTCGCGTCGTATCTAATGCTCGTTGGTGACAACGCATTCGGAAAACCCAGCGGTTGGCGAAAAAATTCCGAGCTACTAGACGATCCGGAATCAACCATAGCAGTTGTCGAAACGACCGATACGACGACCCACTGGCTCTCCCCTAGTGATCTAAACGTTGCGACTATGTCTTTTACTGTTAACGACGGCCCGAACTCAATTTCAAGTCGGCATCCAAGAGGTCCAGTTGTGCTTTTTTGCGACTGGGCTATTTATCGATTGAATCCATCGATCGATGAAGATACGTTGAAAGCTATGGTTACGATTAGCGGTGGCGAGGAACTTTCACGCGAACTCCTTATTGAGCGTGGATTGCTGCTCGAGCCGTAACCGAAGAAATGGACGAACCATGACATGCACGGGAGGACGGCTTGCGCGGTTTTTGAAGTGGAAAGTCTTTCGTCCGTCCCCCGTGATGTCCGCCGTTCGTCCTACAGCTAAGTAATGTGATGGCACCACAAACTTCGCCCGCAGATGTTGTAGCGATATTCTGTATCGCCTTGGTGGCGGGGGTTGGAAACTGGATCATTGGATTCATGTCCCGTCGTTCGACTAAAGATATCGAACAACTTCTGGGGGAGATTAACCGAGACCTTCCACCCCAAGACGTCAATTGTATTGCAAGCTTCTTTGATCAAAGCTTGCTTGGTTTTTCGCTTTGCACCATTCCATTTGTGGGTTGCGCGACTGGTGCTACCGTTACATCACTGATGCGAGACCACGGATACATCATTTCTCCCTTGCTTCTTCTGATTGGTCCCGGAATGCTGTGGATACTATTGCTAATTTGCAGTCGAAAGCGTAAGTGTGTTTTGGAACGACTAGTCCAACGCCAAATCGAGAATGATGCTGATGACTCTAATGGCGGTCAACTCTGTGGGCCGGTAGATTATAGCGAGAACCCTTTTTTGCCACCGCGCCGCTGAGTTGCTGGGCGGACGAACCATCGCGTGCACCGGAGTACGCGAGTCGACGTTTTTGAAGTGGTTAGTTTTTCGCGCGTACCCGGTGACGCGTAGCGTTCGCGCGGGTAGATAAGCCGCCGGATAACTCAGCTCCTTCTCAGTTGATCATCGCCCTTTGCTATACATGGCGTTTTGATTCGGCCCATCTGATTTTACGTGACAACCGCGAGCTGATCGCCGCAATTGAATTAACGGTTTGACAGATGTGCTTGAACGCGGCACACGAGATCTCACGAGACGACAGTTTCCTATCGATCGCAACTGAATTCACTGTTGGATTGTGTTGCTTGAACAAGGCCCATCGGAATTCATGGGACAGCAATCTCCTATTTATCGCATTTGATGTTACGGTTTGATTTTGGCTCCGAGATAGCGGATCAAAGGTCCTAACCGCCGGCCGATATATCTATGCTCGTTCCCCTTGGCGATTCAAATCGGGTAGACTTGTTGACAGCGATGTACTGCTGGCCGTGGTCGTGTGTACCACGCGAACCATGACATGAACCGAAGTGACGGAGTCGGGGTTTTCGAAGTGGTTAGTCATCCGCCGTCACTCGGTTATGTCCGCCGTTCGCGCGGATGGTTGTGCCTGCGATAACCATCGCCTGTCTTCGATGCTGACGGATCTTGCCCATCTGATCTCACCTGACAACCATTAGCCGATCGCCGCAACTGAGTTTGTGGTTTGATAGTTGCTCGTGATCGCGGCCCAATGGATTACGCGAGACTTCAGTTTCCTATTGATCGCAATTGAATTCGCCGTTTGATTATCGTTGCGGATCACGGTCCATCTAATCCAAAGGGACAACAATTTTCTGTTGGTCGCATTTGATGCCACGGTTTGTTTTCTGCTCCGAGATGGCTGATCAGACGCCCTATGCGCCAGCCGAAAAATCTATGTTCGTGCCCATTCACGATTCCGATCGGGTAGACTTGTCGACAGCGATGTACTGCTGGCCGTGGTCGTGTGTACCTCGCGAACCATGACATGAACCGAAGTGACGGAGTCGGGGTTTTTGAAGTGGTTAGTCGTCCGCCGTCACTCGGTTATGTCCACCGTTCGCGCGGGTAGATGGACTGTTTGATGACTCATCTCTAAACAACATGGTCATCGCCCTTCTTAGTTCCAGGCGTCTGATTTCGGCCCATCTGATTTCACGTGACAAGTGCTAGCTGATCGCCGCAACCGAATTAACGGTTTGATAGTTGCCGCGTGATCGCGGCCCAATGGATTTTGCGAGACGTCAGTTTCCTATTGATCGCAACTGAACTCACCGTTTGATTATCGTTGGGGATCACGGCCCATCTGATCTAAAGGGACAGCAGTTTCCTGTCTATCGCATTTGAGGCCACGGTTTGATTTCTGCTCCGATATAGCTGGTCAGACGCCCTGTGCGCCAGCCGAAAAATCTATGCTCGTTACCCTTCGCGATTCCAATCGGGTAGACTTGTCACCAGCGATGTGGTGCCGACTGTGGTCGTGGGTACCTCGCGAACCATGACATGAACCGAAGTGACGGAGTCGGGATTTTAGAAGTGGTTAGTCGTCCGCCGTCACTCGGTTATGTCCACCGTTCGCGTGGGTAGGTGAACCGTCTGATATAACATCAGTCTCCAGCTTGGTCATCGCCCTCTGCAATTTGAAGCGTATGAATCTGGCCCATCCGATCTCACCTGGCAACCATTAACCGATCGCCGCAACTGAGTTTGTCGTTTGATAGTTGCTCGTGAATTTGGCCCAATTGATTTCTTGAGTTATCGGTTTCCAATCAATCGCATTTGATGTCACGGTTGATTTCTGCGCCGAGATAGCAGTTCAAACGACCTATGCGCCAGCCGAAATATCAATGCTCGTTCCCCCTGGCCATTCCGATCGGGTAGACTTGTCAGCAGCGATGTGGTGCCGACTGTGGTCGTGGGTACCTCGCGAACCATGCCGTGCACGCGAAGGTCGGGAGTCGTGTTTTATTGAAGTGGTGAGTCCACCGCCCGACCTCGGTGACGGCTACCGTTCGCGCGGATGGTTGTGACTGATAACCAACGCCTTTCATCAATGCTGCTGAATCCGGCCCATCTGATTCAGCGTCGCAACTGTAAGCTGATCGCTGCAATTGAAATTGCGGTTTGATAGTCGTGCCTGGAACCGGCCCAACGGATCTCAAGGAACCGCAGTTTCCTATTAATCGCACTTGATGTCACGGTTTGATCTTTGCTCCGAGACTGCTGCTCCAACGCCTTGAGTGCCGGCCGCAAAATTCATGCTGTTTCCCCTTGGCGATTCGAATCGAGTAGACTTGTCTTCAGCGATGTACTGCAGACCGTGGTCGTGGGTACCACGCGAACCAGTTGGTGCACCGAAGTCGGCGAGTCGACGACTTTTGGGTTTTAGTTTCACCTCAATCGCGCCGACTCGGTGACCATGACCGTTCGCGCGGGTAGATGAACCGCTGACTGACTCATCTCGCTCTCAGTTGGTCATCGCCCTTTGCACTTCCAAGCGATTGGATTTG
Protein-coding sequences here:
- a CDS encoding DUF1559 domain-containing protein — encoded protein: MNCTNNMRSVGLAIKNYHAAFKRYPSPDFGGHSWRIRCLPFVMASPMYSEYRFDERWNSPNNITIDTRPFQSKKIVDENADVPMEVLGIPYPYPCPYSDNAHFASYLMLVGDNAFGKPSGWRKNSELLDDPESTIAVVETTDTTTHWLSPSDLNVATMSFTVNDGPNSISSRHPRGPVVLFCDWAIYRLNPSIDEDTLKAMVTISGGEELSRELLIERGLLLEP